The genomic DNA TTCCTTGTATACCCATTCGGTCAAGGTTCATTCTCTGACGGAATGCCTCTAGGTATCTCTGGAACATTCAACTTCATGTTTGTTTTCCAAGCAGAGCACAACATTCTTATGCACCCATTCCATATGGCTGGTGTTGCAGGTATGTTCGGAGGATCTTTATTCTCAGCTATGCACGGTTCACTTGTTACTTCATCTCTAATCAGAGAAACAACTGAGACAGAGTCTCAGAACTATGGTTACAAGTTCGGACAAGAAGAAGAAACATATAACATCGTTGCAGCTCACGGCTACTTCGGTCGTTTGATCTTCCAATATGCAAGTTTCAACAACAGCAGAAGTCTTCACTTCTTCCTAGCTGTATTCCCAGTTGTTTGTGTATGGTTAACTTCAATGGGTATATGCACAATGGCATTCAACCTTAACGGTTTCAACTTCAACCAGTCAGTTGTTGATGCAAACGGTAAGATTGTTCCTACATGGGGTGACGTTCTTAACAGAGCTAACCTAGGTATGGAAGTAATGCACGAGCGTAACGCTCACAACTTCCCACTTGATCTAGCAGCAGCTGAGTCTACAACAGTAGCTCTTTCAGCTCCAGCTATCGGTTAAGCTTAAAGTTCTTAAACTTACAAGCCCCCATTTTGGGGGCTTTTTTTTGTTTAATTTTCAATTGGTTTCATATAATGTTTATATATAGATAAAACATTTGATATTTCTATGAGTAGTAGTTTTGGAAAAATTTTTCGTGTTAGTACTTTTGGAGAATCACATGGTGGTGCAGTAGGAGTTATCCTTGATGGATGTCCACCTAAGTTAAAAATAGATATAAATCTGATACAAAATGAATTAGATAGGCGCAGACCTGGCCAAAGTGACATTACAACACCCAGAAATGAAGAAGATAAAATTGAAATATTAAGTGGGATAAAGGAAGGGTTAACACTTGGAACTCCAATAGCGATGTTGGTAAGAAACAAGGATCAAAGACCAAGAGATTATAATAATTTGGAGCAGGTATTTAGACCTTCTCATGCAGATGGTACATA from Prochlorococcus marinus XMU1402 includes the following:
- the psbA gene encoding photosystem II q(b) protein; the protein is MTTIQQQRSSLLKGWPQFCEWVTSTNNRIYVGWFGVLMIPCLLTAAACFIVAFIAAPPVDIDGIREPVAGSFLYGNNIISGAVVPSSNAIGLHFYPIWEAATVDEWLYNGGPYQLVIFHFLIGISAYMGRQWELSYRLGMRPWICVAYSAPVSAAFAVFLVYPFGQGSFSDGMPLGISGTFNFMFVFQAEHNILMHPFHMAGVAGMFGGSLFSAMHGSLVTSSLIRETTETESQNYGYKFGQEEETYNIVAAHGYFGRLIFQYASFNNSRSLHFFLAVFPVVCVWLTSMGICTMAFNLNGFNFNQSVVDANGKIVPTWGDVLNRANLGMEVMHERNAHNFPLDLAAAESTTVALSAPAIG